A region of Oryctolagus cuniculus chromosome 3, mOryCun1.1, whole genome shotgun sequence DNA encodes the following proteins:
- the EPHA1 gene encoding ephrin type-A receptor 1, translated as MERRWPLGLGLLLLLLPPPPGARAKEVTLMDTSTAQGELGWLPDPPEDGWSEVQQMLNGTPLYMYQDCPMQEGGDTDHWLRSNWIYRGEEASRVHVELQFTVRDCKSFPGGAGPLGCKETFNLLYMESDQDVGIQLRRPLFQKVTTVAADQSFTIRDLASGSMKLNVERCSLGHLTRRGLYLAFHNPGACVALVSVRVFYQRCPEAVHSLAQFPDTLPGPVGLVEVAGTCLPHAQSSAGPSGAPRMHCSPDGEWLVPVGQCHCEPGYEEGDGGTACIACPSDSYRTDVSTPHCLKCPQHSTATSEGATICTCDSGHYRAPGEGPQEACTRPPSAPQNLSFSASGTQLSLRWEPPADMGGRQDVRYSVGCSQCQGSAQDGGPCQPCGASVRFSPGNRELTVPRVRVDGLEPYTNYTFNVEAQNGVSGLGSSSPASASLSIGMGHAESLSGLSLRLVKKEPRQLELTWAGSWPRSPGGNLTYELHVLNQDEERHQMVLEPRVLLTELQPDTTYIVRVRMLTPLGPGPFSPDHEFRTSPPVSRGLTGGEIVAIIFGLLLGVALLLGILVFRSRRGQRQRQQRPRDHVTDVDREDKLWLKPYVDLQAYEDPAQGALDFTQELDPAWLVVDTVIGEGEFGEVYRGTLRVPSQDCKTVAIKTLKDTSPDGQWWNFLREATIMGQFNHPHILHLEGVVTKRKPIMIITEFMEHGALDAFLREREGQLVPGQLVAMLLGIASGMNYLSDHSYVHRDLAARNILVSQNLCCKVSDFGLTRLLDNFDGTYETQGGKIPIRWTAPEAIAHRIFTTASDVWSFGIVMWEVLSFGDKPYGEMSNQEVMKSIEDGYRLPPPVDCPAPLYELMKNCWAYDSARRPHFHQLQAHLEQLLANPHSLRTIANFDPRVTLRLPSLSGSDGIPYRSVSEWLESIRMKRYILHFRSAGLDTMECVLELTAEDLTQMGITLPGHQKRILCSIQGFKD; from the exons ATGgagcggcgctggcccctggggctcgggctgctgctgctgctgctgccaccgcCCCCGGGAGCGCGCGCCAAGGAAG TCACTCTGATGGACACAAGCACTGCACAGGGAGAGTTGGGCTGGCTGCCGGACCCCCCGGAGGATGGG TGGAGTGAGGTGCAGCAGATGCTGAATGGGACGCCCCTGTACATGTACCAGGACTGTCCAATGCAAGAAGGTGGAGACACTGACCACTGGCTCCGCTCCAACTGGATCTACCGGGGAGAGGAGGCTTCGCGTGTCCACGTGGAGCTGCAGTTCACCGTGCGAGACTGTAAGAGTTTCCCTGGAGGAGCTGGACCTCTGGGCTGCAAGGAGACCTTCAACCTTCTGTACATGGAGAGTGACCAGGACGTGGGCATCCAGCTCCGACGGCCCTTGTTCCAAAAG gtcACCACAGTGGCTGCAGACCAGAGCTTCACCATTCGAGACCTTGCATCTGGCTCCATGAAGCTGAATGTGGAGCGCTGCTCCCTGGGCCACTTGACGCGCCGTGGCCTCTACCTTGCCTTCCACAACCCAGGCGCCTGTGTGGCCCTGGTGTCCGTACGTGTGTTCTACCAGCGCTGTCCTGAGGCCGTGCACAGCTTGGCCCAATTCCCTGACACTCTCCCAGGACCCGTTGGGCTGGTGGAAGTGGCAGGGACCTGCTTGCCCCATGCACAGTCCAGCGCGGGGCCCTCGGGTGCACCTCGCATGCATTGCAGCCCCGATGGCGAGTGGTTGGTGCCTGTGGGCCAGTGCCACTGCGAGCCTGGCTATGAGGAAGGTGACGGAGGCACGGCATGCATTG CCTGCCCTAGTGACTCCTACCGGACCGACGTGAGCACACCCCATTGTCTCAAGTGCccccagcacagcacagccacCTCTGAGGGAGCCACCATCTGTACCTGTGACAGTGGCCACTACAGAGCCCCCGGAGAGGGCCCCCAGGAGGCATGCACAC GTCCACCCTCGGCCCCCCAAAACCTGAGCTTCTCTGCATCGGGGACTCAGCTCTCCCTGCGCTGGGAGCCTCCTGCAGATATGGGGGGACGCCAGGATGTCAGATACAGCGTAGGGTGCTCCCAGTGCCAGGGCTCAGCCCAGGACGgggggccctgccagccctgtggggCCAGTGTGCGCTTCTCCCCAGGGAACAGGGAGCTCACAGTACCCAGGGTGCGCGTCGATGGCCTTGAACCCTACACCAACTACACCTTCAACGTGGAAGCGCAGAACGGTGTGTCGGGGCTGGGGAGCTCCAGTCCCGCCAGCGCCTCCTTGAGCATCGGCATGGGGCATGCAG AGTCGCTCTCAGGCCTGTCTCTGAGACTGGTGAAGAAAGAACCCAGGCAGCTGGAGCTGACCTGGGCAGGGTCCTGGCCCCGCAGTCCCGGAGGAAACCTGACCTATGAGCTGCATGTGCTGAACCAG GACGAAGAACGGCACCAGATGGTTCTTGAACCCAGGGTCTTGCTGACAGAACTGCAGCCAGACACCACATATATCGTCAGAGTTCGGATGTTGACGCCACTGGGCCCTGGCCCCTTCTCACCTGACCATGAATTCCGGACCAGCCCTCCAG TTTCCAGGGGTCTGACCGGAGGAGAGATCGTGGCCATCATCTTCGGGCTGCTGCTTGGCGTGGCTCTGCTGCTGGGGATTCTCGTGTTCCGTTCAAG GAGGGGACAGCGGCAACGGCAGCAGAGGCCACGCGACCACGTCACAGATGTGGACCGAG AGGACAAGCTGTGGCTGAAGCCCTACGTGGACCTCCAGGCCTATGAGGACCCTGCGCAGGGAGCCCTGGACTTCACCCAAGAGCTGGACCCAGCCTGGCTGGTCGTGGACACTGTCATAGGGGAAG GAGAGTTTGGAGAAGTGTACCGAGGGACCCTGAGGGTCCCCAGCCAGGACTGCAAGACGGTGGCCATTAAGACCCTGAAAGACACCTCTCCCGATGGCCAGTGGTGGAACTTCCTTCGAGAAGCGACTATCATGGGCCAGTTCAACCACCCTCACATCCTGCATCTAGAAGGCGTCGTCACAAAGA GAAAGCCCATCATGATCATCACGGAGTTTATGGAGCACGGAGCCCTGGATGCCTTCCTGAGG GAGCGGGAAGGCCAGCTGGTCCCTGGGCAGCTGGTGGCCATGCTGCTGGGCATAGCGTCCGGCATGAACTACCTCAGTGACCACAGTTATGTCCACCGGGACCTGGCTGCCAGGAACATCTTGGTGAGTCAGAACCTGTGCTGCAAGGTGTCTGACTTTGGCTTGACCCGTCTCCTGGACAACTTTGATGGCACCTACGAAACCCAG GGAGGAAAGATCCCCATTCGCTGGACAGCCCCTGAAGCCATTGCCCACCGAATCTTCACCACGGCCAGTGACGTGTGGAGCTTTGGGATTGTGATGTGGGAGGTGCTGAGCTTTGGGGACAAGCCCTACGGGGAGATGAGCAATCAGGAG GTGATGAAGAGCATCGAGGATGGGTACCGACTGCCGCCTCCCGTGGACTGCCCTGCTCCTCTGTATGAACTCATGAAGAACTGCTGGGCATATGACAGTGCCCGCCGGCCCCACTTCCACCAGCTGCAGGCGCACCTGGAGCAGTTGCTTGCCAACCCCCATTCCTTGAGGACCATTGCCAACTTTGACCCCAG GGTCACTCTCCGCCTGCCCAGCCTGAGCGGCTCAGATGGCATCCCTTACAGAAGCGTGTCTGAGTGGCTCGAGTCGATCCGCATGAAACGCTACATCCTGCACTTCCGCTCGGCCGGGCTGGACACCATGGAATGTGTGCTGGAGCTGACGGCTGA GGACCTGACGCAGATGGGAATCACTCTGCCGGGGCACCAGAAGCGCATTCTTTGCAGTATTCAGGGATTCAAGGACTGA